Below is a genomic region from Salmo salar chromosome ssa11, Ssal_v3.1, whole genome shotgun sequence.
cagaagaactctggagctctgtcaaagtgaccatcaggttcttggtcacctccctgaccaaggcacttctcccctgattgctcagtttagctgggcggccaactctaggaagagtcttggtggttcagaacttcttccatttaagaatgatggaggccactgtgtttttggggaccttcaatgctgcagaaatcttttggtacccttccccagatctttgcctcgacacaatcttctctgagctctacagacaattccttcaacctcatggcttggtttttgcactgtcaactgtgggacattataaagacaggtgtgtccctttccaaatcatgtccaatcaattgaatttaccacaggtgactccaatcaagttgtagaaacatctcaaggatgatcaaaggaaacaggatgcacctgagctcaatttcgagtctcatagcaaagggtctgaatactttttaaaaaaaattctaaaaacctgttttcactttgtcattatcgggtattgtgtgtagagtgatgagtattttttatttatttaatcgattttagaataaggctgcaaaataacaaaatgtggaaaaagtgaaggggtctaaatactttccgaatgcactgtattgacATGCATATTGTTATTAAAAGACAACAATGTGTTCACCTAAAAAAAACGAAACATTAGTTAGCTACCAATCATATGAATTGTGCACAAATATGATAGTGTAACGGTCGttgtacgtagtggaccaaggcgcagcgggttgagtgctcatagtgactttatttgaacacgtaacaaacaaaacaagaaaacgatcaaacgaacaggattgcaggcttaacacacagctatgcaacaacaacttcccacaaagggacaagtgaaaacaggctacctaagtatgactctcaatcagcaacaacgatgtacagctgttcctgattgagagccataccaggccaacaaagaaatacacaacatagacagagcatagaaatttaaatatagaacataacccaaaaaccctggaatactctaaccaaacacccctctacataaacacatatactaacaaaccccgaaccacataaaacaaataccccccctgtcacgtcctgaccaaactacaataacaaataacccctttactggtcagaacgtgacagatagctaacgttagctagctaagcgctagccagtcagtcagtggcgcCGACAGAATGAAACTGGTATCAACAAATGTTTCACTCTATCTGATAAAACATGACATTGCTAACTAGGCATCATTTAGCTAATAGAATTTTAAAGTTTAATTAATAAGTTAGACACTCACCAGACAATGTTGgtaggtactgtagctagctagatagcttggTTTCCAAtttccaacagatgtttctaatcCCCTTGATTGGTCATCAACTGTTTGCCACTAGTGGTAGTAAATATTATTGTTGCCAAAGGTTTGCTGCAGATTCACCACTAGTGgcacacttttgcaaacttctggCAACATTTTGTTGCGCACTATTTAGTTTGCAGAAAAGTTTCCACAAACTTGTTGGAAGTTTGCAGCAACAAATTCATTTTTGTAAGGGGTAGTTACCTATCTTAGCCAACTAGCTTCTCTCGtgttgatgcagtcaagacaggtactacgtaatcatattgggagataaataacctagctatgaAAAGCTAGAAGTTAGTCTACTAGCACAAGTCAGCTCGGTTGGTtgctgcctctccctccctccttgctcCTGTTTCACTCACTCAAAGTACACACTCTGCAAGGCCCCTCTTCCGTCTGCTCTCCTTTGCAGTTAATCAGCTCTGATTAAAGTAGCTTACAAATATATTTTTCTGCTACTTCCCTCACTCAGATCCGACCACGTCCTCAGGTCCATTCGGAGCGGGTCTCTGAATTGAAACATTTATGTATGCATATTACTCCGGGTGGGAAAGCCCCAAGTCTAATTTCAGATCGTGTCCAACTTTTTAGACCTCTATTTGAGGCCCAACCTAACAATCCCTGTCACAACAGACAATGCCAGAAACATTGTGAATGATGTCACAGAAACTGGACTTTGGCCACaaataggtgtcacgtcctggccagtataagggttaattgttattgtagtttggtcaggacttggcagagggtatttgttttatgtggttcggggtggtgtttttctagaagggcatttgatttatgtattctggggtttttgggcactgtttgatattcatgtaattctatgtttagtctagtgagtctggttctatgtttaggtaattggggtggagacgctcaattgaaggcaggtgtggtctatttgcctttgattgagagtcccatatattagggtgtgtttgtgtttgtattttgtgggagattgttctgtgtttagccgtgtgccttgccagactgttattTTGTCGTAGTGTTTCAGTGTACGTGTTTGTTGTTTTCAGTTTTCCTTCTTTATTTAATAAAGAGGATGAGTACACTTatttctgctgcattttggtcctcctttcccagcGACAACCgcgacagaatctcccaccacaaatggaccaagcagcagaataGGGAGCAAGGGGATTTCGAGATGGACTGGTggaagaaatggacctgggaggaagttctggacagGGCTGGACCTtgtcaccaggctggggaataccgtcgcccacgggaggaaatcgaggcagccaaggcggagaggcggaggtacgaggccttgtaCGCGCCGataaagcacgagaggcacccccaataattttttggggggggcacacgggtagtttggctgggccaagggtgagccctaagccagctccccgtgttAATATGGAgaagcgtatggagtggagggcgccgtgttttgctgaagtgcgcacaatctcgcccatacgcacgcacagtccggtgcgagttattccagcccctcgcagatgccgtgctagagtgggcatccagcctggtaggaggatgcctgcgcagcgcgtctggtcgccggtacgcctcctaggaccaggctaccctactcccgctctacgcacggcaaccatcaggcccctgcacagcccagttcgccctgtactagcaccctgctcgtacagggctactagttccatccagtcaggacgggttgtgcaggaggtaagatcaagaccgcctgtgcgcctccatagccctgggtttccagttcctgtctctcgtgtggacccggaagtgcgtcagcccagtctgactcgtcctgttcccgctccccgcactagcctggaggtgcgtgttcccagtctggcacgtccagtaccagcaccacgcaccaggcttcaagtgcgtcagcccagtccgactcgtcctgttcccgctccccgcactagcctggaggtgcgtgtacccagtctggcacgtccagtaccagcaccacgcaccaggcttgaagtgcgtcagcccagtccaactcgtcctgttcccgctccccgcactagcctggaggtgcgtgttcccaggctgataaccccagtaccagcaccacgcaccaggcttccagtgcgtcggctcagtcaggagtcgccagagctgcccgtcagtcaggagtcgccagagctgcccgtcagtcaggagtcgccagagctgcccgtcagtcaggagtcgccagagctgcccgtcagtcaggagtcgccagagctgcccgtcagtcaggagtcgccagagctgcccgtcagtcaggagtcgccagagcggcccgtcagtcaggagtcgccagagcggcccgtcagtcaggagtcgccagagcggcccgtcagtcaggagtcgccagagcggcccgtcagtcaggagtcgccagagctgcccgtcagccaggagtcgccagagcggcccgtcagcccggagtcgccagagcggcccgtctgcccggagacgccagagctgcccgtcagtcaggagtcgccagagctgcccgtcagtcaggagtcgccagagctgcccgtcagcccggagtcgccagagctgcccgtcagcccggagtcgccagagcggcccgtctgcccggataagccagagcggcccgtcggccaggatcagccagagcggcccatcggccaggatcagccagagcggcccatcggtcaggatcagccagagtggcccatctgcccagaGTCTGCCAATGACCCAAAACCAAGGGAGTTTAGCAGCAACCctgaactgagtaagcctgacaatTTAAAAGGAATTTTGATTAACTGTATAATTTATGAGTCTGcatacagggtggagaggaggaggtctgcccatgatccggagcagggggagtctgcctacggtccgaggctgatcgggtcggtcggcactctggaggacaataggccggagcctgaaccaccacctgcataggtgggttggggagggggggtgtagcacaagtgccgtcggtgacggcagccaccctcccttccctccctttagtttagggggattttttgttgttgtttggggtttccagtccctgtctctcgtgcggacccggaagtgcgtcagcccagtccgactcgtcctgttcccgctccccgcactagcctggaggtgcgtgttcccagtctggcacgtccagtaccagcaccacgcaccaggcttcaagtgcgtcagcccagtccgactcgtcctgttcccgctccccgcactgtacgtgtttgttgttttcagttttcatcctttatttaatAAAGAGGATGAGTACACTTatttctgctgcattttggtcctcctttcccagcgacaaccgtgacaataggGTGCTTTTTAATTTAGCGTATTTTCCCAAATAAACACAAATTAAAACTGCAGTAACTGTTGAAATCTATTTTTTCCGCTGTACCGAAACTGAACCGTAACCCCAAAACCTCAATATGATTCGAACCATGGGTTTGGTGAAGTGGGACACCTTTACCCTCAACTACATAATTTGTTCCGTAAAATGTACCTTTAGGATTCAAGCCTTTCGGGATCTTCATGTACAATTgagctgtcgtgtctttggctatgccggattaagtgatatgacatgctattctataaaatcctttctctgtaattaatattacctgattgagctaatcatgtaaatgtaatcaactagaaagtcggggcaccacgaaagagtgtttatagagctgttatcttccgaataaactcttaaagacctagtaatattttacatcaatagcagtcaatattaatcgtcaccttatttcagtctcatctgaaagttgtaaattcttggttatcttcacgaaccctggctaacaagttgaatcagcaatacaaaattgggttaaattatttatttcctaaatacctaactaatcacacagaattacatatccTCAGAATGCaaaatgtcatacagaaaacatccctggtggacggaacctgtatgatggcttgttacacaaagagagggggttgggcttgaatgaaagagtgggaagactgaggaacaaagggaggagctgtgctatcgtaaatacagtattttatgcattctaaattaccgcccatttggaaaaggaaaatgcaataaatatttactctgagctgcgcttcggtaggttggtcgtagatgctggcggtgttggccaacagagatcttcctgtcctcggaagaatgtctctggtggtaaattggatacgttgtagtatcttcgttgtgtgttagactggatacgtagtccgtcctttcctagcccacgtttacagctgctgttgctaactcaacggctaggaggtctcacttctttagtgaataagagttcaaagttcataccattcacaaccaaagctcacgctgaggttggcatagttctgtagttgacatgttagtcctttttaacgtatggaccatcgtcctatcgtcctcgggaacaggaggttacatttttgtcatgggcttatatagtggagggagagaagggtgtgtttcatagtttataacccatgtctcttcacaggggcgggccactgattgagcagggctctaaccttatgaaaacccaattctctcatttggaagctaaaattacatttaatcttttcacaaatagtttcatattcaaacatttaaattgcacaacaattccatgtgaatctgataactagaatgtgtcgactttcccagatacagtttatgtcatcctgtcatcagtcataatgtctcagatgacaacctgAATTGAcatcattaagtaccaacgcatattttcaactggttctattaccaaaatatggttcctttccccccacttgtttgatgttcccagactctctatatttaacaaaggctattcaagagtccttcagtagagtcagagagagagggaagggagaaaggtatttatggggggtcataaaccttatccacaggccaacgtcatgacagagcTAAGtgagaagaagaagcagaaggtAAGTCATGGGCCTATACTGTCATTGTAATGAGGATCTATTAAGATACCTAAATATGAGCTCTTGTATAGCATGACATTACTTAAGTTATAGATAGGCTATGGATATATTGAATTAACCTTTAATAATGTGGTTGggatctgttataacacattcatgaAATGCTTATAGATTATGGATATGTAGTCAAGGTAAATCATTACCCAAGTGGTACATTTCCTGCATTATTTATGACTGAGATACATTACATGTCAAATGGTTTCCAGGATAGCACTCAAAAATTCCTTCAGAAAAACACACTATTGACACCTGGTCAATAGGAGGCTTCATTTCAATATATTTCATTTTAATTTACAGCCATTGCATCCAGTGAGCATTTTCTATGAATGTCATACACTGCACATTTACAGTATAAAAAGCACCACATATTTATTCACAGTGTCATGGAATACAATATATGGTACATTCTTAGGGCATAGTTTTCTTAACAGAATTATTATCCTAAGCACTGTGCAACATTGAAGATAACCTTTAACTCCTCAACAATCCCTTTAAATTTATTTTCCCTAGATGTTCATGTTGTTGGGACCTGAATCGAGCTGGCATGCTAACCTTGTGAATTACTACTCCGAATTATTACTAATATGCAATAGGAATCCAGGTAGCCTACCCTGTATAATGTGAAAGCTTTAGCCTAAAATTTTATGTGATCTACTTAATAAATTAAGAATGTATTCATTAGTGAAATTAATGTGTAATTTAATAATTTGAAGGACATACTAGTGCAGTCATTCATTTCATTATCTCCGATTCTGGCAACAGAGGCGACATGCCCATTAAAACCGAGGTGGCATTTCATTGTTTATTTTAACACAGAATTCATTAAAAGATGTGGATGAAGCCTCTGTCATTTCTGGAAACATTCAAGTTCTTCCTTCACCtggccttctctttctccttatGATCTCATCTTTCTTTTGGGACccagggctctgtgtgtgtgtgtgtgtgtgtgtgtgtgtgtgtctgtctgtctgtctgtctgtctgtctgtctgtctgtctgtctgtctgtctgtctgtctgtctgtctgtctgtctgtctgtctgtctgtctgtctgtctgtctgtctgtctgtctgtctgtctgtctgtctgtctgtctgtctgtctgtctgtctgtctgtctgtctgtctgtctgtctgtctgtctgtctgtctgtctgtctgtctgtctctgtttctgtctgtctgtcagtcacagcTTGGAGGAGGGGTCACCAGCCTTTCATCCCAGACCGGCTCCCAGCTCCCCGAAAGCTCTGTAGGTGGGAGGACAAGTCTGGCAGTAATTCCATATCTGGTTCAGCATTTATTCTCTTTATTGAGAAAAGCAGTTGCTTGCTTTCTACGGCCGATGAAGCCATTCTAACTTCGGACAACATTGGGGACATCAACGGCCTTGTGCTTGGCGGTGGCTTTGCTGTCCTCTGGCTGTGCTGGCTTTCTGATCAGCCGGGGGCTTCCTGTGGCCTTCCTGGAGGGCTGGGGACTGAATAGAATAGGTACTTTATTAATCAATTTGGCTAGCACAGAAATTCGACTTCTACCTTTTTAATAACACCCCTAGACACACACGTTGAGAGGTTACAGAGTCCGCCACAGCGCAGCACCCTTGGATGGAGAGGATTTGGgggttaaaggaaaactccatcctaaaactatcttttggtagttgtttcattagtccgttattgatatagtcccaacatgttttgcatgtcagcaatcaagttttcaagatatgtaactttcaaaatacagaaatattgcctgaatgatgcattttgcatcctCTGATGCTGcgtttgcatcatatgatgcaaaatgcattattcgggtgtcacgtcctgaccagaaaaggggttatttgttattattgtttggtcaggacgtggcagggggtatttgttttatatggtttggggtgtgtgtttatgtagaagggtgtttgatttatgtattccggggttttggtctatgttctatgtttgtatatttctacGTCTGTTcaattctatgtttaggtatttgggattggggccttcaattggaggcagctgtttatcgttgcctctgattgaaggtcctataattaggagtatgtttgttttgggaattgtgggatttatttttttttttcttttgcatagctgtgtgttgcctgcaagactgttcggCGACCGTTACATCGGGccagatttctgtattttgaatgttACACatgttgaaaacttgattgctgacatgcaaaacattttgggacaatATCAACAaaagactaatgaaacaaataccaaacaatagtttttgggtggagttgtcctttaagtgccttgctgaagGGCACAATGGCAGTGGTTCATACCTGGAGGAGCCGCCCATCTTGCTGTGGAGCAGGGGGCTCCTGGAGCCCTTGGGTTTGGCTGGGGTCTGCAGGGAGTCCTGTGTCTTCAGGGACCTCAGGCTGAGGAGGCCGCAGTAGGAGTTACACTGGTGCTGAGAGACAAACTGCTCAAACACATTGGGGTTCTCTGTGATCGTGAGACTTTGGTACCTGGAATAATAACAATAGATTCAATGTTGCAGATGAGTAAAGGAACAGTTTGTTGTCAGAGCTTCGTGCCAGAGTTTGTTATTGCAGTATTGTAATTGTAAATGGTCTATGTAGTCATGAATATCTCTAGAACACAATGTTCAGAAAATAGAACAGAATAAATTATAGGCCTACCAACCCTTTCGATTTGATGGAAATTCCAACATTTGTGATCTTGAAGTCAACACCTGCAGCACAATCACAATTACAGTTAATTTCACCTGTTCTGTTATTCAGCCAAAGCATTGTCCTGGTAGAGTTAGTCATCCGAGACTATGGACACTGTACCTTCCATCCGAGTGAGCAGCAGGTTTCCATTGGTCCACTGGAGGATCCAGTGCTGCAGAGCACAACACTTCAGTGCCGCCTCTGAGCCAGTTCTCATGACCAGCCGGCCTGTAGCGTCCATCAGACAGTAACTCAGATAGACCCCCTTCAGGTCAGACTCCACCGTAGCATAGGGAATGCTATTTGCAGGCCGATACATAAGGTGGACTGGGATCACTCTGTGTAACCaagaacatacacacactgtggtATGACAGAAGACTAAACAAAGTAGTGAAATAATGAGAAAACATTGTTTTTATGTGTAAGTTTGTATCATTTTGATGATCTCACTCACTCCAGCGCTTCTCCAAAGGTTCCTATCACCCTACATTCCGCAGCAAAGATCTTGCAGTATTCACGAGCGATGTTCTGAATTCTA
It encodes:
- the LOC106562444 gene encoding alpha-protein kinase 3 isoform X3; the protein is MRWRSLRLKEGDETQVALAIVQTSSRDCGVYGCTITNEYGTDTTDFLLSVDILSGMFLREDQEVGEEIEMSPLLFTKGLADSGIWGSKFFGRIMMEEAHIGEGCSHKACRVKVIYGLEPVFESGTTCYIKVKSPIAYYGAKEESNLVERNLAITQQECRIQNIAREYCKIFAAECRVIGTFGEALEVIPVHLMYRPANSIPYATVESDLKGVYLSYCLMDATGRLVMRTGSEAALKCCALQHWILQWTNGNLLLTRMEGVDFKITNVGISIKSKGYQSLTITENPNVFEQFVSQHQCNSYCGLLSLRSLKTQDSLQTPAKPKGSRSPLLHSKMGGSSSPQPSRKATGSPRLIRKPAQPEDSKATAKHKAVDVPNVVRS